A window of Pedobacter lusitanus contains these coding sequences:
- a CDS encoding AAA family ATPase, translated as MNIYDLIINDKEQVSLNDLFLDHANRNEFVQLIKEYSYIDELNRYGLPVNNKILLEGSSGCGKTTSAKAIANAHGKDILILNLSNIVCSRIGETSQNIKVIFDKAAKEKAVLFLDEFDQIGKARGNDDKDVGEMRRLVNTLIQLIDYYPQNALLLCATNHAQIIDTALLRRFHLRINFKMPSPTVLDEYYYKLLSRFPENMQNIVRKYDISFAEAKDYAFTLVKSVLIAELEAKTNTVEA; from the coding sequence ATGAACATATACGATCTTATTATTAACGACAAAGAACAGGTATCACTGAACGATTTATTTCTTGATCATGCCAACAGGAATGAATTTGTACAGCTGATCAAAGAATATAGTTACATCGACGAGCTGAACAGGTATGGGTTGCCAGTTAATAATAAGATATTACTTGAAGGAAGTTCGGGTTGCGGTAAAACCACAAGCGCTAAAGCCATTGCAAACGCACATGGAAAAGACATTCTCATACTCAATCTTAGCAACATTGTCTGCTCAAGGATCGGGGAAACATCACAAAATATCAAAGTGATTTTTGACAAAGCAGCCAAAGAGAAAGCAGTTCTTTTCTTAGATGAATTTGATCAGATAGGCAAAGCCCGTGGCAATGATGATAAAGATGTAGGAGAAATGAGAAGACTTGTCAACACGCTGATACAATTGATAGATTATTATCCTCAGAACGCGCTTTTGCTATGTGCAACTAACCATGCTCAAATTATTGATACCGCACTTTTGAGACGTTTTCATTTAAGAATAAACTTTAAAATGCCATCCCCTACCGTTTTAGATGAGTATTATTATAAACTGTTATCCCGCTTTCCAGAAAACATGCAGAATATTGTCCGCAAATATGATATTTCATTTGCCGAAGCTAAAGATTATGCATTTACCCTTGTTAAGTCGGTATTGATTGCAGAATTGGAAGCAAAAACAAACACGGTTGAAGCATGA
- a CDS encoding thioredoxin family protein translates to MAKSIFYHAGCPVCISAEQDILNLIPSEQVEVVHLGTEKAKVKDAESAGVKSVPA, encoded by the coding sequence ATGGCAAAATCAATTTTTTATCACGCAGGTTGTCCGGTATGTATAAGTGCAGAACAGGATATTTTAAATCTTATTCCTTCAGAACAAGTAGAAGTAGTTCATTTAGGAACAGAAAAAGCAAAGGTCAAAGATGCAGAAAGCGCAGGTGTAAAATCTGTTCCTGCCTAA
- a CDS encoding ABC transporter ATP-binding protein produces the protein MQLIISNITKTYSNGLKALNNINLIIDKGMFGLLGPNGAGKSTLMRTIATLQDPDTGQIMLGDIDVLKQKTELRKTLGYLPQDFGFYPGVSALSLLDHFAVLKGITSRSERKEIVEALLVQTNLFDARKRNVSDYSGGMRQRFGIAQALIGNPKLIIVDEPTAGLDPMERNRFHNLLSEIGEQIIVILSTHIVEDVKNLCKKMVIMNKGTILLEGTPAEAQATVQDKIWTKSIEKEELENYRSQLQVISSHMVSGRVMIHVYADTSPDAGFDQITPDLEDVYFSVITKN, from the coding sequence ATGCAATTGATTATTTCTAACATTACTAAGACCTATAGCAACGGCTTGAAAGCATTAAATAATATTAACCTGATCATTGATAAGGGAATGTTTGGTTTACTTGGGCCAAACGGAGCCGGAAAATCAACTTTAATGCGGACCATTGCTACTTTGCAGGACCCGGATACTGGTCAAATCATGCTTGGTGACATTGATGTACTGAAACAAAAAACAGAATTGAGAAAAACGCTCGGTTATTTACCACAGGATTTTGGTTTCTACCCCGGAGTATCAGCATTAAGTCTGCTAGATCATTTTGCAGTGCTAAAAGGAATTACTTCCAGATCAGAAAGAAAAGAAATTGTTGAGGCATTATTAGTACAAACTAACCTGTTTGATGCTCGTAAACGTAATGTAAGCGATTATTCTGGTGGTATGCGCCAGCGTTTTGGCATTGCTCAGGCATTAATTGGCAATCCTAAACTTATTATTGTAGATGAGCCAACCGCAGGTCTTGATCCAATGGAACGTAATCGTTTTCACAACCTGTTGAGCGAAATCGGAGAGCAGATAATAGTTATCCTTTCCACTCATATAGTAGAAGACGTGAAAAATCTGTGCAAAAAAATGGTGATTATGAATAAGGGAACAATTTTACTGGAAGGTACTCCTGCAGAAGCCCAGGCTACAGTACAAGATAAAATATGGACAAAGAGTATTGAAAAAGAAGAGTTGGAGAACTACCGCAGTCAGCTTCAGGTGATTTCTTCCCATATGGTTAGTGGCCGTGTGATGATCCATGTTTATGCAGATACAAGCCCAGATGCAGGTTTTGATCAGATTACTCCAGATCTTGAAGACGTTTATTTCTCAGTCATTACTAAAAACTAG